TCTGATTGTTACTTACCACTGATAAAAAATAACTAGTACTCCATAAATCAAACACTTTTAACTTACATGTTTGGACTTGATACTTACATAAGTAATTAATAAAAGAGATAATGGacaaaacacacctcaagtattaactttttttgagtttcctacctaaactatcactaattagtttgcaaaacacacctcaactattagTTTTGAGATGTGTTTTAAAAACTAGTTGGTCTCATTTAGGTAGGAAACTCTAGTTTTTAAAACACATCTCAaaactgatagttgaggtgtgttttgcaaactagttggtgatagttcagttcaggtagaaaaagtgaaaaagtaatagttgaggtgtgttttgcaaactagttcGTGATTgtttaggtaggaaactcaaaaaaagATGATACTTAAGGTGTGCTTTTTAACCTTAACctttaataaaatgataagtTTACTACTATATAACTCTTTGAATATAATAAATTCAATATTTTGGGAAATGCATTGGAAAATGATTAAATTTAATAATGAGGATAAATTAGAAATCAAGTGATAAATTTTGTATTCAATTTTCaaattggacaagtaaaagtgcacattCATTTTTAGTAGTGGATAAGCAAAAATGAACCGAGGGAGTAAAACATTGATTTCATGGATGCAAATAACATGGTCCAAATGCATTTTAAGTTAATCTCTCATTTCGCGAAACGATACATTATTGAATTAACCACATCATTAATTACTAATAGGGAAAAAATCCCATCATTAATTTTAAGTTACATAAATAGCCAAACAACCATAACTAATTCCTTAGTTCTTGAGTGGAAGGAACTCAAAAAACTGGTAATTAGTACCGCTAAAGTTGTTGTTAGAATTTGCAGCGGCCTCTATTTCGTCCTTctctgaaaaattattttcgttGCTGTTGTCGTTGCTGCTGCGGAGAGGAAACAGTTCTAGTGTCTGTGATTCACCATGGACTTCATCTCCAAGAATGTTTTCGATATTTTCGTGCTTATGATCATCCACTCCGAAAGGTGCTATAAAGATGTTAAGATGATCTTTGGCTTTTAGGAGTCGCTTTGGCTGATGATGATCCATTGTTCTTGGTGTTGATGGACAGCTGCTTATTAACGGAATATTAGTAGTAATAGTATTACTACTAATTGTTGTAGAATTGTCATTCATGAGATGGgtggtgttggtgttggtggGGGGTGAACAAGATAAATGCATCATCTGCCACGGGGCATTGCTTTCTGTTAATAGGGTCCTTCTTTGTTCTCCTTCATCGAATGGTATCCATCTTTCTGCTCCTCTACATTCTGCCACTCCTGCCTTTGTTGTTGCTACAGTTTTCTGCATCATATTTATTGCAATAtttcaaaaagattatcaaCGTCCTTTTTAACACTATTCCATGCaagttttattttcattttgtttacgTCTAGTGAAAAGTAACAACCCTAGTTTGACCGTTGTTCATATAGGCACAGCAAAATCGTATAGCTTCTCTACATTGTGATGACTTCCTGATTTGATAGAGCATATACCTACGTCTAAATGGAAAGTCAAATTTCACTGAAGAGGTTCGGCAAATGTCTTTTCGTGATAAGACTACAGAGGATCGGATCATGGGTGCCCTGTGCCCATATCcatcacttttctaatgaaatCTAAAGCACAAAATCCCAAAACCCTATTCTATCTCTTACACCtacttatatatacacaacagaAAGGAAGAACCACAGCTTTTAGACGCTTTTATATTTTCCAAGAAATAATgcttttttgcttctttttttttcatcttagaTTATATTTTGCAAATCATAAGGACATAATGACATGTTTAAGgaattttaattactttttggttatgaaaaagaGATTGAAGAGTctaaggagagagagagaggaccTCTGAAAGAGTACTGCAGGTTGTTGGGGAAGGCCAGTGCTTGGTCTGTTCAATTTCAAAAACTGTTCTATTTGCTCCTGTGCGGacaaacacaaaaacaaaaaagagtaaAGAAACTTTTACATCTCAATAAGCAACAATCGGAATGGAAGAAAAAGCATATCAAATCCAAACACACAGAATGCAACTTTACAATATCTTAAataacaacaaacaaaaaacgAGTGGGCATGAAAGCAAAAAAGAGAATATTTAGTGTATCAGGACACGCTATCAaacaaatttctttctttcttgcatCATTCTCATCCCATGTCGTCTTTTGTTAACTTGCATGCTCATGTTCTGATGAATTCctcaaacaaaaacaaaaaaccaaaaaaaaatcaaaacatactaGTAATATGTTTATACTAATTTTAAAGATttctcacacacacatatattttaaataataaattgtGATTTCAATTAAACTCATCCCATAAACCAGTGGTGGAGCCATGATTTCGACGGAAAATAGAGTAGCAAACCTtttgatgtgtatatatataaattgttgaatcttctaattaaacataaagactgCGATTCATGTATATTTACCTGATTCTTTCCTTTCGGGGTTTTCAGCGTTACAATTACTATGAGACTGATCATCGCCACCACCACCAGCATTAGCAGCGGATTCAAGTTGACGGCGTCGCTTTTGGCGTTCCCTAGCCTTGTGATTTTGAAACCAGTAAAAGACATTCTTGCCTTCAATTTTCCCATAACGTCGAAGTTGTGCCGTTATGTGTTGAATCT
This DNA window, taken from Lycium ferocissimum isolate CSIRO_LF1 unplaced genomic scaffold, AGI_CSIRO_Lferr_CH_V1 ctg32, whole genome shotgun sequence, encodes the following:
- the LOC132043992 gene encoding WUSCHEL-related homeobox 1 — translated: QLVVSSRWNPTPEQLQTLEELYRRGTRTPSAEQIQHITAQLRRYGKIEGKNVFYWFQNHKARERQKRRRQLESAANAGGGGDDQSHSNCNAENPERKESGANRTVFEIEQTKHWPSPTTCSTLSEKTVATTKAGVAECRGAERWIPFDEGEQRRTLLTESNAPWQMMHLSCSPPTNTNTTHLMNDNSTTISSNTITTNIPLISSCPSTPRTMDHHQPKRLLKAKDHLNIFIAPFGVDDHKHENIENILGDEVHGESQTLELFPLRSSNDNSNENNFSEKDEIEAAANSNNNFSGTNYQFFEFLPLKN